A DNA window from Fervidobacterium sp. contains the following coding sequences:
- a CDS encoding ferrous iron transport protein A yields MRLSEVPVGTVVEVRKLYKSDILPKLRAVGILPGVKIQIVKAAPMGDPKIYKVFNKLISLRNSEAEVVEVDIIQDQPLPATFVEPGKYVVVNIQAGKMSRYLLSKCGIVEGALIEIKEDKKIVTSVGTFDIGFGRLSKVFVSPAKNEQVIINNCIQFF; encoded by the coding sequence GTGCGTTTATCGGAGGTACCAGTTGGAACCGTCGTAGAAGTCAGAAAGTTATACAAGTCTGATATTTTACCAAAGTTGCGAGCTGTTGGTATTTTGCCTGGAGTTAAAATACAGATAGTAAAGGCAGCCCCGATGGGCGATCCAAAAATCTACAAAGTTTTCAACAAATTAATCTCTTTACGGAATAGCGAAGCAGAAGTCGTTGAGGTAGATATAATTCAAGACCAACCTTTACCAGCCACCTTCGTCGAACCTGGCAAGTATGTGGTGGTGAACATACAAGCTGGAAAAATGAGCAGATACTTGCTTAGCAAATGTGGAATAGTTGAGGGTGCACTGATAGAAATCAAAGAAGATAAGAAAATAGTTACCAGCGTTGGTACTTTTGACATAGGGTTTGGTAGACTTTCAAAGGTGTTTGTCTCTCCAGCTAAAAATGAACAAGTAATTATAAACAACTGTATACAATTTTTTTGA
- a CDS encoding ABC transporter substrate-binding protein: MLRKVSFLMVLLLTVLSLAIAVVDDAGRIVNIPMPPRRVVSAAPSATRYLQALGLENRIVGVTAWDSYKKAENIGNMVPLNIEKIYSLKPDLVITFGGFQFPEVDKLEKAKLTAYVLNANTLTDIIKAVGQLGAIFNVKNKSDKLIEELRAKMVEIGQKTSKIPLEKRPSVFFTITVPDEKVKELWTAGTGSYMNELIVISGGKNIAAPYSGNNGWLSVSWEWLVQQDPDVIIIGAYGDVKAVEQSVKSHSIMKNLKAVKNNRLLVVDGDEVSQAAPHIFKYMDVFYNFFYGGK; this comes from the coding sequence ATGTTGAGAAAGGTTAGCTTTTTGATGGTTCTACTACTAACCGTTTTATCCCTGGCAATAGCGGTTGTGGATGACGCTGGTAGAATTGTAAACATACCTATGCCACCAAGAAGGGTAGTTTCAGCAGCTCCAAGTGCAACAAGATATTTACAAGCACTCGGTTTAGAAAACAGAATAGTGGGTGTCACTGCTTGGGATAGTTACAAGAAAGCTGAAAACATAGGTAACATGGTACCACTCAATATTGAAAAGATTTATTCGCTCAAACCTGATTTAGTAATTACATTCGGAGGCTTTCAATTCCCCGAAGTAGACAAGCTTGAAAAGGCGAAATTGACAGCTTACGTTCTAAATGCCAACACATTGACAGACATAATAAAAGCAGTGGGACAACTTGGAGCGATTTTTAACGTTAAGAATAAATCAGACAAGCTCATAGAAGAACTTAGAGCAAAGATGGTGGAAATTGGGCAGAAAACTTCAAAAATACCCTTAGAGAAAAGACCCAGCGTATTTTTCACAATAACAGTTCCTGACGAAAAAGTCAAAGAGCTGTGGACTGCTGGCACGGGTTCGTACATGAACGAACTAATAGTAATATCTGGTGGCAAAAACATAGCTGCACCGTATTCTGGAAACAACGGCTGGCTTTCTGTAAGTTGGGAATGGCTTGTTCAACAAGACCCTGATGTTATTATTATAGGAGCTTATGGTGATGTCAAAGCTGTTGAACAATCGGTTAAAAGTCACTCTATCATGAAAAACCTCAAAGCTGTTAAAAACAATAGATTGCTAGTTGTTGATGGTGATGAAGTTAGCCAAGCTGCTCCACATATTTTCAAATACATGGATGTATTTTATAACTTCTTTTATGGAGGAAAGTGA
- a CDS encoding aluminum activated malate transporter family protein: MKTVNITLWFSILISFLVVILYFMQKDYVFSVVLLTFSFVFLSGFREFGKSSVSYKIAHLYVGSILFTIAAGYTLLDFIFSFINVLFGEPVDNPTYADVLLWGLGLYSLFNIYRLRKFALKPGKFGRR, encoded by the coding sequence ATGAAAACAGTCAACATAACTCTATGGTTTTCAATTTTAATTTCCTTTTTAGTAGTTATATTGTATTTTATGCAGAAAGATTATGTATTTTCAGTTGTTTTGCTCACATTTTCTTTTGTATTTCTATCTGGATTTAGAGAATTTGGGAAATCCTCTGTATCTTATAAAATTGCACATCTTTACGTCGGAAGTATTTTATTTACCATAGCTGCTGGTTACACGTTATTAGATTTTATTTTCTCATTTATAAATGTTCTTTTCGGAGAACCTGTTGATAATCCTACCTACGCTGATGTTTTATTATGGGGGCTTGGACTTTACAGTCTGTTCAACATTTACAGGTTAAGAAAATTTGCCCTAAAACCGGGTAAATTTGGAAGAAGATAA
- a CDS encoding iron ABC transporter permease, whose product MNNIRKFIVKTGRFSLPVIFVVVFFINLSFGTVNVHILKLFRLIFEDSAEKYMIWNLRFPRVLMATLTGIALAVVGNVFQAIMKNPLVDPYLVGTSAGASFGALLAVYFLVNTTLHVSIPTMSFIFAVLASFLTITLAKKEGVIPVVHLVLSGVLVSTMFSAGSMLLLNIANKTLVTGHVWLFGSFSGLTIKDTILPSISLLIFVFFALAYSKQLDAMTLGEKEAKSLGVNVEFIKWLFYLLGSFVTAVFVSKTGVIGFVGLIVPHMARIIAGPKHKNNIITTMFIGGMFMSVCDTLARTILNPVEIPVGIITSLIGAPFMFWLMKVKGK is encoded by the coding sequence TTGAATAATATAAGAAAATTTATTGTAAAAACAGGGAGATTTTCTCTCCCTGTTATTTTTGTGGTTGTATTTTTTATCAACCTATCTTTTGGAACAGTAAATGTCCATATTTTAAAGCTGTTTAGATTAATATTTGAAGACAGTGCTGAAAAATATATGATTTGGAATTTAAGGTTTCCAAGAGTACTTATGGCAACGTTAACAGGAATAGCTTTGGCCGTTGTAGGAAATGTATTCCAGGCAATTATGAAAAATCCATTAGTTGATCCTTATCTTGTTGGTACATCAGCTGGAGCAAGTTTTGGAGCATTGCTTGCGGTTTATTTTCTTGTAAATACAACTCTTCACGTTAGCATACCAACTATGAGCTTTATTTTTGCAGTTTTAGCCTCGTTTCTCACGATAACACTAGCCAAGAAAGAAGGTGTAATACCTGTCGTACATCTTGTTTTGAGCGGTGTACTTGTCAGCACAATGTTCTCGGCAGGTAGTATGCTACTGCTTAATATAGCAAACAAAACACTTGTAACAGGTCATGTATGGCTTTTTGGTTCCTTTTCCGGTCTGACGATTAAGGATACTATTCTACCTTCCATATCTCTGCTGATCTTTGTCTTTTTTGCACTCGCTTACAGCAAGCAGCTCGATGCAATGACATTGGGTGAAAAGGAAGCAAAAAGCTTAGGCGTAAATGTAGAATTTATCAAGTGGTTGTTCTACTTACTTGGCTCATTTGTTACCGCTGTATTCGTTTCAAAAACAGGTGTGATAGGTTTTGTCGGATTGATAGTTCCTCATATGGCGAGAATAATCGCTGGGCCAAAGCATAAAAACAACATCATCACCACTATGTTCATAGGTGGAATGTTCATGTCTGTTTGTGACACCTTGGCAAGAACCATCCTGAACCCTGTAGAAATTCCAGTTGGTATAATAACCTCCCTCATAGGTGCTCCATTCATGTTTTGGCTAATGAAAGTAAAAGGAAAATGA
- a CDS encoding ABC transporter ATP-binding protein, which produces MIRAINLTKKFGDFTAVNSINLEVKKGEIFGFLGPNGAGKTTTIRMLTGVLRPTSGIVEILGMDMKTHEIEIKRRIGVVPDEPRIYEHLKGSEFLDFIISVYRLDKSSLHSRIGELCKVFGIDYLDKFVGEMSHGMKQKLMLVSVLMRKPEVLFLDEPTVGLDARSARILKELLRKYAEEGTTVFMTTHILEIAEKMCDRVAIINKGQIIAESSINDLKTKYGSSLEDIFLTLTASEDIKSLVDEL; this is translated from the coding sequence GTGATAAGAGCTATCAATCTCACAAAAAAATTCGGAGATTTTACAGCAGTAAACTCAATAAATCTGGAGGTTAAAAAGGGAGAGATCTTTGGTTTCCTTGGTCCAAATGGTGCGGGTAAAACCACAACTATTAGAATGCTTACTGGTGTATTGAGACCTACTTCCGGAATTGTTGAGATACTGGGGATGGACATGAAGACCCACGAAATAGAGATTAAAAGAAGGATAGGTGTTGTTCCTGATGAACCAAGGATATACGAACATCTTAAAGGGAGCGAGTTTCTGGATTTTATAATCTCAGTGTACAGATTAGATAAAAGCAGTCTACATTCCAGAATAGGAGAACTATGTAAAGTTTTTGGTATAGATTATCTTGATAAATTTGTTGGAGAAATGTCGCATGGGATGAAACAAAAGCTTATGCTGGTTTCTGTGTTGATGAGAAAACCGGAAGTGCTTTTCTTGGACGAGCCAACGGTCGGTCTTGATGCAAGAAGCGCGAGGATTTTAAAAGAACTTTTAAGAAAATACGCAGAAGAGGGAACAACTGTATTTATGACTACTCATATACTCGAGATAGCGGAAAAAATGTGTGACAGAGTTGCAATAATTAACAAAGGACAAATTATTGCAGAATCGAGTATAAATGATTTGAAAACTAAATATGGTAGTTCCTTGGAAGATATATTCCTTACCCTGACCGCTTCCGAAGATATAAAAAGTCTTGTTGACGAATTGTGA
- a CDS encoding glutamine synthetase family protein — MEKEKVYKFIEENEVRFIRLQFTDINGTMKNVEIPSDEITPALETGIMFDGSSVEGFARLHESDMYLKPDLRTIAILPWTFDGYKSARVICDVYNDPETPFTGDPRYRLKLVEEKARSMGFIAYAGPEVEFFMLPRDKGKPVFDFLDDGSYFDLLPVDIAEHIRTQVSVHLEEMGLDVETTHHEVAPSQHEVDFRYAEPVISADNVQTVKLVIKTLAIKNNLYATFMPKPFFGVNGSGMHVHMSLFTLDGKNAFYDPEAPDGISQTMKYFIGGLITHAREITAITNPTVNSYKRLVPGYEAPVNIAWSKGNRTALIRIPKARGKATRLEYRAPDPSCNPYLALAVIFAAGLDGIENKIEPPAAVEENIYRMSESEKVQRGINKLPGNLKEALIEAEKSKLVREVLGEHILEKFLVIKEREWWEYSIHVTEWERTKYENI; from the coding sequence ATGGAAAAAGAAAAAGTTTACAAGTTTATTGAAGAAAACGAGGTAAGATTCATAAGGCTTCAGTTCACAGATATTAACGGTACGATGAAAAATGTCGAGATTCCATCGGACGAAATTACACCAGCCTTGGAAACGGGAATAATGTTCGATGGTTCATCTGTGGAAGGATTTGCAAGGCTCCACGAATCCGACATGTACTTAAAACCAGATTTGAGAACAATTGCAATTTTGCCTTGGACGTTCGATGGTTACAAAAGTGCAAGAGTCATATGTGATGTCTACAATGATCCGGAAACCCCTTTTACTGGTGATCCACGCTATAGATTAAAATTGGTGGAAGAAAAAGCGCGCTCAATGGGGTTTATCGCATATGCAGGTCCTGAAGTTGAGTTTTTTATGCTTCCAAGAGACAAGGGAAAGCCTGTGTTCGACTTTCTAGACGATGGAAGTTATTTTGATTTATTACCAGTAGACATCGCTGAGCATATTAGGACACAAGTTTCAGTCCATTTGGAAGAAATGGGTTTAGATGTTGAGACCACACATCATGAAGTTGCACCTTCTCAACATGAGGTAGATTTTAGATATGCTGAACCTGTTATTTCTGCCGATAATGTTCAAACAGTTAAGCTGGTTATTAAAACATTAGCTATAAAAAACAACCTTTACGCAACGTTTATGCCAAAGCCATTTTTTGGAGTAAACGGTAGTGGTATGCACGTACATATGAGTCTTTTTACCTTAGACGGTAAAAACGCATTTTATGATCCAGAAGCTCCTGATGGTATTTCACAGACTATGAAATACTTCATTGGAGGTTTAATAACACACGCAAGAGAAATCACGGCGATAACAAATCCAACTGTAAATAGCTACAAAAGGCTTGTTCCAGGTTATGAGGCACCGGTAAACATCGCTTGGAGTAAAGGAAACAGAACGGCATTGATAAGAATTCCGAAAGCTCGAGGAAAAGCTACCAGACTTGAGTACAGAGCTCCAGATCCTTCCTGTAACCCTTACCTTGCCCTTGCAGTCATCTTTGCAGCCGGGTTGGATGGAATTGAAAATAAAATAGAACCACCCGCAGCAGTTGAGGAAAACATTTACCGTATGTCTGAAAGTGAAAAGGTACAGAGAGGAATAAATAAATTGCCCGGTAATCTTAAGGAAGCTTTAATAGAGGCAGAAAAAAGCAAACTTGTTCGTGAGGTATTGGGAGAACATATTTTGGAGAAGTTCTTAGTTATTAAAGAACGTGAATGGTGGGAATATTCAATCCATGTTACTGAATGGGAAAGAACTAAGTATGAAAATATATAA
- the feoB gene encoding ferrous iron transport protein B, with product MVITVGLVGNPNVGKTSLFNRLVGARQYVANWPGVTVSRIEGATSYKDHTLHFIDLPGVYTLSATSIDEKITRDFLLLTPPNVTVVVIDSVSPEQGMYLLLEVLELGLNVIAAFNAVDEAKKKGVHFDKNLLQDSLGIPVILTSAHSGEGINELKDTIISAFKNNYRPKFLDYGYKIESLVKSLEGCFGQEYNKRFFALKLLEGDELAKSKVSYCEFRLDESAEEIGVDIAKCRYEYINSVLSVCMQKSSATITDIEAIDHVLTHKYLGIPIFLSLLYLAFNFTFKVSEPLVNLLEFLFGKLAETFGNSTLITSLISDGVINGVGSVISFVPSIFALFLALGIMEESGYLPRIAFLMDKLMYSLRLTGRSFMTLLLGFGCNVSSVMAARGLSDERERITTILVSPFISCNARIPVYLMIINVAFSQRKAETFFFIYILSIILTAISSRVVNRVVLKGENVPFIMEIPRYRFPKLSNILTYVWNRGKHFLQKAGTIIFFVSIVVWALTYFPNPDNIENSLVATIGKNLEFMFKPLGFTWQTVAALVFGGVAKEIIVSSFAQFYGSIEKVVLHPITAVTLMVFTLGYIPCFATLAAIKSETGSSKYVIFSVVYSFSISYVLALLVNFIGRLLI from the coding sequence ATGGTAATAACTGTTGGATTAGTAGGAAATCCGAATGTAGGAAAAACAAGCTTATTTAATAGACTTGTTGGAGCAAGACAGTATGTGGCTAACTGGCCCGGTGTGACAGTAAGCAGAATAGAAGGTGCAACTTCTTATAAAGATCATACATTGCATTTTATAGATTTACCTGGCGTATATACTCTTTCTGCTACCTCCATAGATGAAAAAATCACCCGGGATTTCCTTTTACTTACTCCACCAAATGTTACAGTTGTTGTTATAGACAGTGTAAGTCCTGAGCAAGGTATGTATTTGCTCTTGGAGGTTTTGGAACTTGGTTTGAACGTTATCGCAGCATTCAACGCAGTAGATGAAGCTAAGAAGAAAGGCGTGCATTTTGATAAAAATCTTCTTCAGGATTCCTTAGGAATACCTGTTATCCTAACATCGGCACACTCTGGTGAAGGAATTAACGAATTAAAAGATACAATAATAAGTGCATTCAAAAATAACTATCGACCAAAATTTCTCGATTATGGTTACAAGATAGAGTCATTGGTAAAGTCACTAGAAGGTTGCTTTGGACAAGAATATAACAAGAGATTCTTTGCTTTAAAATTGCTCGAAGGTGATGAGCTTGCCAAGAGTAAAGTCTCTTATTGTGAGTTTAGGCTTGACGAAAGTGCAGAAGAGATAGGAGTCGATATAGCCAAATGTAGATACGAATATATAAACTCAGTTTTGTCGGTTTGTATGCAAAAGTCATCAGCTACTATTACTGATATAGAAGCTATAGATCACGTTTTGACTCACAAATACCTTGGAATTCCAATTTTTTTATCGCTCTTGTACTTAGCTTTCAACTTTACATTTAAAGTTTCAGAACCCCTTGTTAACTTACTCGAATTTTTGTTCGGCAAGTTAGCTGAAACATTTGGCAATTCGACACTCATAACCTCGCTAATTTCAGATGGTGTAATAAATGGTGTAGGAAGTGTTATTTCGTTCGTCCCAAGCATATTCGCATTGTTCTTAGCCCTTGGAATAATGGAAGAAAGTGGATATTTACCAAGGATAGCGTTTTTAATGGACAAATTGATGTACTCCCTTAGATTGACTGGAAGATCTTTTATGACGTTATTGCTTGGCTTTGGTTGTAACGTTAGTTCCGTTATGGCTGCGCGTGGACTCTCGGATGAAAGAGAAAGAATTACGACAATATTAGTATCCCCTTTCATAAGTTGTAATGCCAGAATACCAGTTTACTTGATGATAATCAATGTGGCCTTTTCCCAGCGTAAAGCAGAGACTTTTTTCTTTATTTACATTCTTAGCATAATACTAACGGCTATATCATCAAGGGTTGTCAACCGTGTGGTATTAAAGGGAGAAAATGTACCATTCATTATGGAAATCCCGCGTTACAGATTTCCAAAACTTTCAAATATACTCACATACGTGTGGAACAGGGGAAAGCATTTTCTGCAAAAAGCTGGTACAATCATTTTCTTTGTGAGTATTGTGGTATGGGCACTTACTTATTTTCCGAACCCTGATAACATAGAGAATAGTTTAGTTGCTACGATTGGCAAAAATCTTGAATTCATGTTCAAACCTCTTGGCTTTACCTGGCAAACAGTGGCCGCATTGGTCTTTGGTGGTGTTGCAAAGGAGATTATTGTATCATCCTTTGCTCAGTTTTACGGTAGTATAGAGAAAGTAGTCTTGCATCCAATTACAGCTGTAACACTAATGGTATTTACATTGGGTTATATACCATGTTTTGCCACACTTGCAGCAATTAAATCAGAGACTGGTAGTAGTAAATATGTTATATTTTCCGTGGTTTATAGTTTCAGTATTTCATATGTTCTTGCATTGTTGGTTAATTTCATCGGGAGGTTATTAATATGA